From Tachypleus tridentatus isolate NWPU-2018 chromosome 8, ASM421037v1, whole genome shotgun sequence, a single genomic window includes:
- the LOC143222182 gene encoding uncharacterized protein LOC143222182: MEASKLSTAMTKATVSATNKSETAIIAAMHNVYFAAKHDLPGSLILDLNRLCMMQGATQLQHLVVDQHITYENNTGISDFQDCMAEVLRENLKKQTSQKWKIQHHD, from the exons ATGGAGGCGTCCAAGCTGTCTACAGCGATGACTAAGGCCACAGTCTCGGCCACAAACAAAAGTGAGACTGCCATCATTGCTGCAATGCACAATGTTTATTTTGCAGCAAAGCATGACCTACCAGGTTCCTTAATTCTAGATCTAAACAGACTATGTATGATGCAG GGTGCAACACAGCTCCAGCATCTGGTAGTAGACCAACATATTACCTATGAGAACAACACTGGTATTAGTGACTTTCAAGATTGTATGGCAGAAGTGttgagagaaaatttaaaaaaacaaactagccaAAAATGGAAAATTCAGCATCATGATTGA